The DNA sequence TTCTAAATCAGAACACGTATTCTCAAAACGAGACGTTTTTGGGGGAAATTGGCGTACAAGGAACAGGCCCGGACACCCTTGGAATGTCCGGGCCTGCGGCTGAGGGTGAGGGTGAGCCGTTTGAGAACTAGTGGACGACGGGCACGTGCTGGAGCGAGAGGCCCTGCTGGCGCCAGTCCTCGGCGAGAATGCCCCACAGCACCTGGTCGTGATACTGGCCGTGGCGCAAGAACGAACGCCGCAGCACGCCTTCCTGCACGGCGCCGAGCTTGCGCAGGGCGCCGTTGCCGCGGCCGTTGGCCACCGCCGCCCGCGCTTCGAGCCGGCGCGCGCCGACGACGTCGAACGCGAAGTCGAGGACCAGCCGCGCGCCCTCCACGAACACGCCCGTGCCCCAGAACTGTGAACCGAGCGCGAAGCCCCACTCGGCGGTGCCGAAGCCCGGCTCGAGCGAGCGCAGCTGGAAGATGCCAATGGCGGTGTCCATGCCGGCGGGCACGACCGCGAAGCAGGCATAGTTGCCGGCCTGGCGTTCGCGCTGCGCCCACAGGATGAAGCGCTCGAAGCCTTCGACCGTGGTCGGCGGCGGCGAGATG is a window from the Acidobacteriota bacterium genome containing:
- a CDS encoding GNAT family protein; this translates as ISPPPTTVEGFERFILWAQRERQAGNYACFAVVPAGMDTAIGIFQLRSLEPGFGTAEWGFALGSQFWGTGVFVEGARLVLDFAFDVVGARRLEARAAVANGRGNGALRKLGAVQEGVLRRSFLRHGQYHDQVLWGILAEDWRQQGLSLQHVPVVH